The Eikenella corrodens genome segment GGTGCGCCGTTTCCCCGAGCAATACCTGTTTGCGTACAACCGCTACAAACATCCTTCTGGTGCCCCGCTGCCACCGCAGGAATAATCAACACCTTCGGCCTGCCATACAAAAAGGCTACCTGAAAAACCATTTTTGTTTTCAGGTAGCCTGTTGTTATTTCCAAGCCGCTGTTTCTAGCCAAAAAAGCCCATGCGCACTTGAATCAGTTTTTCCAACTCGCTCACCACGCGGCGGCGGGCTACGAACAGGATGATGTGGTCGCCGTCGGCCAGCTGCACGTCTTGATGCCCCATGAACACTTCTTCATCGCGCACTACGGCGGCAACGTGGCAGCCGTTGGGCCAGCGCACGGCGCTCACGCGGCGGCCGACCAGCTTGGACGTATCTTTGTCGCCGTGTACCACGATTTCGATGGCTTCGGAATTGCCGCCACGCAGGGGGTGGACGGCTTCCACGTCGCCGCGCCGGATGTGCGCCAAAATTGAGCCGATAGTCACCAAGTGGGGAGATACGGCGATGTCGATGGTATTACCTTGCAGCAAATCCACATAGCTGGAACGGTTAACGATGGCGATAACGCGTTTGGCGCCGAGGCTTTTGGCCAGCATGCCGGCCATGATGTTGTTTTCGTCGTCGTTGGTGAGCGCGCAGAACACGTCGATTTCGTCGATGTATTCGCCTTCCAGCAGGCTTTCGTCGGCGGCGGAGCCGTGCAGCACCAGGGTGCTGTTGAGGTTTTCCGAAAGCCATTCGGCACGCTTTTCATTGATTTCGATGATTTTCACATCGAAGCGGTCTTCCAGCTGGCGGCTAAGGCGGAAGCCGATTTGGCCGCCGCCGGCAATCATCACACGCCGCGTGGGCTGCTGCTGCGGGCGCAATTCGCGCAACACTTCGGCCACTTGCGAAGTGGCGGCCGCCACGAATACTTCGTCGCCCTGCTGAATCACGGTTTGCGGCGTGGGCATAATCAGCTTGTTGTTGCGGTAGATGGCGCAGATTTGGCAGTCGGTGCCTTCGGGCAGGTGTTCGTGGATGGTGTGGATGGGCTGTCCCAATAGCCGCCCGCCGCTTTGCGCGCGCACCACGAGCATGCGCACTTTGTCTTCGGCAAAGGTGAGCACCTGCAGGGCGCTGGGGTGGCAGAGCAAATCGGCCAGCCGCTCGGTAACCAGTTGTTCGGGGCAGATGGATTCGCTCACGCCGAACAAATCGAGCGTGCCGCGGCCGTCGTTATCTTCTTCGGCGTCGGGACCGGTGAACTCCAAATAATCGGAAAGGCGCACGCGGGCGATGCGGTTGGGGATGTTGAACAGGCTGGAAGCCAGTTTGCAGGCGGCCAGATTGGTTTCGTCGTGGCGGGTGAGGGCGAGCAGCAGGTCGGTGTCGTAGGCGCCGCCTTCGGCCATCACGGCGGGAGAAGAGCCGTTGCCCAGCAGGGTTTGCACATCGAGCTTGCTGCCGATGTTGCGCAGGGCTTCGGGATCGTTGTCGATAATGGTCACGTCGTGGTTGGGGATTTCCACCAAATTCTGTGCCACGGCAGTGCCCACTTGGCCGCTACCTAAGATGAGGATTTTCATATTGGAAAATTGGGCTTGGCAAGCATAGTTTCAGGTAGCCTGCCAAGCGGTTGGGAAATAAAGATAAATCCAGGATGCCGCTTTAAACCACAGCAGGCTGGAGGCCGGAAGCCAGCTGCTTGAGCCGCTCGGGCTTGAGCAGGCGGATATGTTTGTATTCCACTTCAATCAGCCCTTCTTGGCTGAATTTGGAGAGCGTGCGGCTCACTGTTTCCAGCTTCAGCCCCAAATAGCTGCCGATTTCCTCGCGCGACATGCGCAAAATAAAATCATTGGCCGAGAGGCCGCGTTTTTTCAGCCGTTGCGACAAATTCAGCAAAAACGCCGCCAGCCGCTCTTCGGCGCGCATATTGCCCAAAAGCAGCATCACATTTTGATCGCGCACAATTTCCTGGCTAAACAAGCGGTAGAAATGCAGCTGCAATTCCGGCACCGCCGCACAAAGCTCCTCCATGCTGGCATAGGGCAGCTCGCACACTTCCGTGTCTTCCAGCGCCACCGCATCGCAGTAGTGTATTTGGTTGCAGATGCCGTCCATGCCCACCAGTTCGCCCGACATAAAAAAACCGGTAACCTGATCGCGCCCGTCGTGGCTGGCGATAACCGTTTTCAGGAAACCGGTGCGCACCACAAACAGCGAATCAAACCCGTCGCCGTTGCGAAACAGGAAATCGCCCTTTTTCAGGCGGCGGCTGCGTTTGATAACCGCATCAACACGCTCTACCACCACCGCAATCGCGGCATTGGGCTGGCATAGCTCTTTAAAAACGCAGCGCGAGCAAGTTGTGGAGTGGGGCATGGCTTTCATGTGTGTGCTAACTTTCTAAGCAATCTGAGCTTATGAAGCGGCGGCAATTATCGTTTATACTTACCGCCCGGCAATAGTCGGAGCAATTTGCCAAACACCGGCATTTTACCCGATTTCACAAACAAAACCTATTACCGCATATTTATCAAAAAATAACAGCAATCTAACCACTACCATGTCTGCCAACCGTACCCAAGAAATCATCTTCGACCGCAAGCTTATCGCCTCCCTGCCTGCCAACGGCCCGCGCTACACCTCCTACCCCACCGCCGACCGCTTCCACACAGGCTTTACCGCCGAAGACTACATCCAAGCCGTGCAAAACCGCACGCCCGGCCCCCTCTCGCTCTATATCCACATCCCCTTCTGCAACACCATCTGCTACTACTGCGGCTGCAACAAAATCATCACCAAAGACACCACCCGCGCCGACCAATACCTAGGCTACCTGAAAAAAGAATTCGCCCTGCAGGCCGAACTCCTGCAAGGCAAGCCCGAATTGGCGCAGCTGCACTTCGGCGGCGGCACCCCCACCTTCCTCTCCGATGCCCAGCTCAATTTCGTATTCAGCCTTATCCGCGAGCACTTCACCCTGATGCCGCAAGGCGAATACTCCATCGAAATCGACCCGCGCAAAGTAAGCCGCGAAACCGTGCTGTTTCTCGGCTCGCTCGGCTTCAACCGCATGAGCGTGGGCATTCAGGATTTCGACCAGCAAGTGCAGCAAGCCGTAAACCGCATCCAGAGCGAAGAAGAAACCCGTGTGGTGATCGATGCCGCCCGCGAAGCCGGCTTCCAATCCGTGAGCGTCGATTTGATTTACGGCCTGCCGCACCAAACCCCCGCCACCATGCAGCAAACGCTGGATAAAGTGCTCGCCCTCGCCCCCGACCGGCTGGCAGTTTACCACTACGCCCACCTGCCGCACATCTTCAAACCCCAGCGCCGCATCGACACCAATGCCGTGCCCGACAGCAACACCAAGCTCGACATGCTCCAGCAAATCGTGCAGCGGCTGGGCAGCGAAGGCTACGTCTTCATCGGCATGGACCATTTCGCCAAGCCCCAAGACGAACTCGCCGTTGCCCTGCGCGAAGGCCGCCTGCAACGCAACTTCCAAGGCTATTCCACCCACGCCGATTGCGACCTCATCGCCGTCGGCCTCTCCTCCATCGGCAAAATCGGCCGCATCTACAGCCAAAACCAGCGCCAGCTCGAAGCCTACTATGCCGACCTCGATGCCGGCCGGCTGCCCTTGTTCCGCGGCTACCTGCTCGACGAAGACGACCTGCTGCGCCGCCGCCTCATCCAAGACCTCATGTGCCGCTTCGGCCTCGAGTTTGCCGATTACGAAGCCGAATGCCGCCAGCCCTTCGCCCAATATTTCGCCGCCGAGCTGGCCGATATGACCACCCTCGCCGCCAAAGGCCTGGTTGAGCTCCATACAACCGGCCTAACCGTCACCCCAAAAGGCCGCTTCCTCATCCGCAACATCGCCATGGTGTTCGACTGCCACCTACGTTCCCGCGACACCGCCGCCAAGTATTCGCAAACCGTGTAAATAAGGTTTCAGGTAGCCTTTATCTGGCAAACAAAGGCTACCTGAAAACATAAGCTGCAAGGCAAGCAAAG includes the following:
- a CDS encoding helix-turn-helix domain-containing protein; its protein translation is MKAMPHSTTCSRCVFKELCQPNAAIAVVVERVDAVIKRSRRLKKGDFLFRNGDGFDSLFVVRTGFLKTVIASHDGRDQVTGFFMSGELVGMDGICNQIHYCDAVALEDTEVCELPYASMEELCAAVPELQLHFYRLFSQEIVRDQNVMLLLGNMRAEERLAAFLLNLSQRLKKRGLSANDFILRMSREEIGSYLGLKLETVSRTLSKFSQEGLIEVEYKHIRLLKPERLKQLASGLQPAVV
- the hemN gene encoding oxygen-independent coproporphyrinogen III oxidase — its product is MSANRTQEIIFDRKLIASLPANGPRYTSYPTADRFHTGFTAEDYIQAVQNRTPGPLSLYIHIPFCNTICYYCGCNKIITKDTTRADQYLGYLKKEFALQAELLQGKPELAQLHFGGGTPTFLSDAQLNFVFSLIREHFTLMPQGEYSIEIDPRKVSRETVLFLGSLGFNRMSVGIQDFDQQVQQAVNRIQSEEETRVVIDAAREAGFQSVSVDLIYGLPHQTPATMQQTLDKVLALAPDRLAVYHYAHLPHIFKPQRRIDTNAVPDSNTKLDMLQQIVQRLGSEGYVFIGMDHFAKPQDELAVALREGRLQRNFQGYSTHADCDLIAVGLSSIGKIGRIYSQNQRQLEAYYADLDAGRLPLFRGYLLDEDDLLRRRLIQDLMCRFGLEFADYEAECRQPFAQYFAAELADMTTLAAKGLVELHTTGLTVTPKGRFLIRNIAMVFDCHLRSRDTAAKYSQTV
- the trkA gene encoding Trk system potassium transporter TrkA, coding for MKILILGSGQVGTAVAQNLVEIPNHDVTIIDNDPEALRNIGSKLDVQTLLGNGSSPAVMAEGGAYDTDLLLALTRHDETNLAACKLASSLFNIPNRIARVRLSDYLEFTGPDAEEDNDGRGTLDLFGVSESICPEQLVTERLADLLCHPSALQVLTFAEDKVRMLVVRAQSGGRLLGQPIHTIHEHLPEGTDCQICAIYRNNKLIMPTPQTVIQQGDEVFVAAATSQVAEVLRELRPQQQPTRRVMIAGGGQIGFRLSRQLEDRFDVKIIEINEKRAEWLSENLNSTLVLHGSAADESLLEGEYIDEIDVFCALTNDDENNIMAGMLAKSLGAKRVIAIVNRSSYVDLLQGNTIDIAVSPHLVTIGSILAHIRRGDVEAVHPLRGGNSEAIEIVVHGDKDTSKLVGRRVSAVRWPNGCHVAAVVRDEEVFMGHQDVQLADGDHIILFVARRRVVSELEKLIQVRMGFFG